Sequence from the Rhodococcus jostii RHA1 genome:
ACGACCTCGACGCCGAGGATGCGGACTTCGAATCCGCGGAAGGGCCGGCGATCCAGTGAGTGCTTCGGTTCAGTCCTGGACTGATCGACTCGACGGCAAGCAGGCTGCGGACGTGTCCGCACTGCTCGAACGCGCGACGGCCGCGGACGGAACCGCGCCGGTGTCGGAGCAGGGTGTGCACGCCGTGTCCGGCGCCGGTAGCGACGGTGTCCGTCATCTCGTGGAGACCGACGCCGATCGGATCGTCGGGTACGCGCAGCTGCAGCCGGGGCGCGGGGATCATCCTGCGATGGCCGAACTCGCCGTCGACCCTGCGGCGCGTGGCCGCGGAATCGGTGGCCGGCTGGTCGCCGAGGTCCTGTCCGAGGGTGGTCCGGACGCCCGGGTGTGGGCGCACGGCAACCTGCCTGCGGCGCAGGCGGTGGCGCAGCGCCTCGGGCTGATCGGTGCGCGCGAACTCCTGCAGCTCCGGCGTCCACTCGCCGATGCGGAACTCCCTGAACTCGTTGTGCCGGAAGATATTTCACTCCGCGTGTACCGCGGCGTCGAGGACGATCCCGAGGTCCTGCGGGTCAACGCTGCCGCCTTCGCCTGGCATCCCGAGCAGGGGTCGTGGACCGAACGCGAATTGGCCGAACGCCGCGCGGAGGCCTGGTTCGATCCGTCCGGCCTGTTCATGGCGTTCGCCGCTTCGGACGATCAGCGGTTGCTCGGATTCCACTGGACCAAGGTGCATCCGAAGCAGGGCGACGAGCCGGCCATCGGTGAGGTCTACGTGGTGGCGATCGGCCCCGACGCCCAGGGACGTGGTCTCGGCCGGTTGCTGACGCTCGCCGGGCTGCACTACCTGCGCGACCGCGGGCTCGGTGCGGTGCTGCTCTACGTCGAGGGCGACAACGAATCGGCGCTGCACACCTACGACCGGCTCGGGTTCGAGCGGTTCCACACCGACGTCGCGTACGCGCGCGCCTGAGGTGCTCCTCTACTTTCGCACTCGTTGTTCGTCTCGGAAATGTGGACAAATGCGCGGTCTGTTCACCTTCCGTTCACCGATCGTGGTCCAACTGGACATTAGCTACCCCTAGGTTTCTCCGTGGGCAGCGCCGTGTTGCCTGGTGCAGATTTCAACGAAGCGCACCTCATGTCGCCGCCCGATCGCGGGCGAGACGGTATTTCCGGAGGACTAGGTGAATCTCAAGCGCAGTGGCGCCCTGCTCGG
This genomic interval carries:
- the mshD gene encoding mycothiol synthase codes for the protein MSASVQSWTDRLDGKQAADVSALLERATAADGTAPVSEQGVHAVSGAGSDGVRHLVETDADRIVGYAQLQPGRGDHPAMAELAVDPAARGRGIGGRLVAEVLSEGGPDARVWAHGNLPAAQAVAQRLGLIGARELLQLRRPLADAELPELVVPEDISLRVYRGVEDDPEVLRVNAAAFAWHPEQGSWTERELAERRAEAWFDPSGLFMAFAASDDQRLLGFHWTKVHPKQGDEPAIGEVYVVAIGPDAQGRGLGRLLTLAGLHYLRDRGLGAVLLYVEGDNESALHTYDRLGFERFHTDVAYARA